A region from the Arvicola amphibius chromosome 12, mArvAmp1.2, whole genome shotgun sequence genome encodes:
- the LOC119828022 gene encoding DNA-directed RNA polymerase III subunit RPC10-like has translation MLLFCPSCGNGLIVEEGQCCHRFACNTCPYVHNITGKVTNRKYPKLKEVDDVLGGAAAWENVDSTAEPCPKCEHPRAYFMQLQTRSADEPMTTFYKCCNAQCGHRWRD, from the coding sequence ATGCTGCTCTTCTGTCCGAGCTGCGGAAACGGACTGATTGTGGAGGAAGGACAGTGTTGCCATCGCTTCGCCTGCAACACTTGCCCCTACGTGCATAATATCACAGGCAAGGTAACAAACCGAAAGTATCCAAAGCTGAAAGAAGTGGATGATGTGCTTGGTGGAGCAGCTGCCTGGGAGAACGTGGACTCTACTGCAGAGCCATGTCCCAAATGTGAACATCCGCGTGCCTATTTCATGCAGCTTCAGACCCGTTCTGCAGATGAGCCAATGACCACCTTCTACAAGTGCTGCAATGCTCAGTGTGGACATCGCTGGAGAGACTAG